A genomic window from Cupriavidus metallidurans CH34 includes:
- a CDS encoding CaiB/BaiF CoA transferase family protein: protein MKQENMASLPLAGVRVLDLSRVLAGPMCAMALADLGADVIKVEHPARGDDTRDWGVRIGTRNTSYFNSANRNKRSVTLDLQSEAGLALARQLAAQCDVVIQNFKVGGAEKLGLGYEQLSEINPRLVYCSISGYARFTPEAERPGYDLVVQGESGVMATNGEAGQGPLKFGVAAVDMFTGMYSAQAILAALFARQSTGRGRHVQMALYDCGVMITSYYGMEALLKAGDPPKFGNAHPSIVPYGVFEAADGPLVITVGNNGQFQRFCREVIDCPEWADDERFATNTARSAHRDVLLVEVRERLQRFTRAELLQRLTAAQIPCGEVLGMLDALQSERTTQAGLLHRFEDSEAGAQAVLAPPYALDGQRLPVRMPPPHMGEHTHEVFKELLKLDDSAIADLQSRGVI from the coding sequence ATGAAGCAAGAAAACATGGCATCGCTGCCGCTGGCCGGTGTGCGGGTGCTGGACCTGTCACGTGTCCTGGCAGGACCGATGTGCGCGATGGCGCTGGCCGACCTGGGCGCGGACGTCATCAAGGTGGAACATCCCGCCCGTGGCGACGACACCCGAGACTGGGGCGTGCGCATCGGCACCCGCAATACCTCCTATTTCAATAGCGCGAACCGCAACAAGCGGTCCGTGACACTCGATCTGCAAAGCGAAGCCGGTCTGGCGCTGGCACGCCAACTGGCTGCGCAGTGCGACGTGGTCATCCAGAACTTCAAGGTGGGCGGAGCGGAAAAGCTCGGCCTGGGTTACGAGCAGCTCAGCGAAATCAATCCGCGCCTGGTCTACTGCTCGATTTCCGGTTATGCGCGCTTTACGCCGGAAGCCGAACGTCCGGGCTACGACCTCGTCGTGCAGGGCGAGTCCGGCGTGATGGCTACCAACGGCGAGGCCGGGCAGGGGCCGCTGAAGTTCGGCGTGGCAGCGGTCGACATGTTCACGGGCATGTATTCGGCCCAGGCGATCCTGGCTGCGCTGTTTGCGCGCCAGTCCACCGGCCGTGGCCGACACGTGCAGATGGCGCTCTACGACTGCGGCGTGATGATCACGTCCTACTACGGCATGGAAGCCTTGCTCAAGGCCGGCGATCCGCCCAAGTTCGGCAATGCGCATCCGTCCATCGTGCCGTACGGTGTGTTCGAGGCCGCCGATGGCCCGCTGGTGATCACGGTCGGCAACAACGGACAGTTCCAGCGCTTCTGCCGCGAGGTCATCGACTGCCCGGAATGGGCCGATGACGAACGCTTTGCCACCAACACGGCGCGCTCGGCTCATCGCGACGTACTGCTCGTGGAGGTACGGGAGCGGCTGCAGCGCTTTACGCGCGCCGAATTGCTGCAACGCCTGACGGCCGCGCAGATTCCGTGCGGCGAGGTGCTGGGCATGCTGGATGCCCTGCAATCGGAACGCACCACGCAGGCTGGCTTGCTGCATCGATTCGAGGACAGCGAGGCCGGTGCCCAGGCGGTGCTCGCCCCGCCGTATGCGCTCGATGGGCAGCGCCTGCCCGTGCGCATGCCGCCGCCCCACATGGGAGAGCACACACATGAAGTGTTCAAGGAATTGCTGAAGCTCGACGACAGCGCCATCGCGGATCTGCAATCCAGAGGCGTGATCTGA
- a CDS encoding GDCCVxC domain-containing (seleno)protein, with protein MTTTMLESALTCPHCGYVSVEVMPTDACIYFYECTRCKALLSPKSGDCCVFCSYGSVKCPPIQEGRACCAGSATPAKR; from the coding sequence ATGACGACGACCATGCTTGAGTCCGCGTTGACCTGCCCGCATTGCGGATACGTGTCGGTCGAAGTGATGCCGACTGACGCTTGCATCTATTTCTATGAATGCACGAGGTGCAAAGCCTTGCTTTCCCCGAAGTCTGGCGACTGTTGTGTCTTCTGTTCGTATGGCTCGGTCAAGTGCCCGCCCATTCAAGAAGGACGTGCTTGTTGCGCGGGTTCCGCTACTCCAGCCAAACGTTAA
- a CDS encoding transporter suffix domain-containing protein: protein MTIPDTPAEAHAPGTWRFRAGIGVFVLAYAVWGLVPIAAFAGVSATGIATLTGGIVVVNKIMLLASIAVMGKPGFERLKALLLRRLSPPGDTVGPARHAIGLVMFCLPLASAMFEPYVDAIWPGLRPKMWEAQLVGDLMLVASFFVLGGDFWNKFRALFTRTAGTLDDGGSGSRA, encoded by the coding sequence ATGACGATTCCCGATACACCGGCTGAAGCCCACGCTCCGGGCACCTGGCGCTTCCGCGCCGGCATTGGTGTCTTCGTGCTCGCGTACGCGGTTTGGGGCCTCGTCCCAATCGCAGCCTTTGCGGGCGTATCCGCCACCGGTATCGCGACGCTGACGGGCGGGATCGTGGTCGTCAATAAGATCATGCTGCTGGCTAGCATCGCAGTGATGGGCAAGCCGGGATTCGAGCGGCTGAAGGCTCTGCTGTTGCGCCGCCTCAGCCCCCCCGGCGACACCGTGGGGCCGGCACGTCACGCCATCGGCCTCGTGATGTTCTGCCTGCCACTGGCCTCGGCCATGTTCGAACCCTACGTGGATGCGATCTGGCCCGGGCTTCGGCCAAAGATGTGGGAGGCACAGTTGGTCGGTGACCTGATGCTGGTCGCAAGCTTCTTCGTGCTCGGCGGTGATTTCTGGAACAAGTTTCGGGCGCTGTTCACCCGTACTGCGGGAACGCTGGATGATGGCGGGTCGGGGTCTCGCGCGTGA
- a CDS encoding LysR family transcriptional regulator, with the protein MDLNALALLVEIIDAGNLSRAANQLGMSRANVSKRLNHFERQLGAELLRRSTRQLEPTELGWQLYEHGRAIRHELMAAQESVQSLGKRLSGTVRLSVPSGFGQHTMSAWFIEFMTMYPAITLNVIFDNDIEDLIKGAVDFSIRVMAETPANAVAHSLGDVEYVACVTPALVSQYGMPHTLDQFRDLPLITSELTGQKLHAAGRAGAAGGTRPIRPRLMSANFFFLRDAILQGLGVGLVPRYMVERDLAAGTLLQLPLPPQDLAFLRTTMYLLYMPARYQTRAFTTLVAFLRDKAAGR; encoded by the coding sequence ATGGACCTGAACGCGCTGGCATTGCTGGTCGAAATCATCGACGCCGGAAACCTGAGCCGAGCTGCAAACCAGCTCGGCATGAGCCGCGCCAATGTGAGCAAGCGGCTCAACCATTTCGAGCGGCAGTTGGGCGCCGAACTGCTGAGGCGCAGCACCCGGCAGCTCGAACCCACGGAACTGGGATGGCAGCTCTACGAACATGGCCGCGCGATCCGCCACGAGTTGATGGCGGCCCAGGAGTCGGTGCAGAGCCTGGGCAAGCGCCTGAGCGGCACGGTGCGGCTCAGCGTGCCAAGCGGATTCGGCCAGCACACCATGTCAGCCTGGTTTATCGAATTCATGACGATGTACCCGGCCATCACGCTCAACGTGATTTTCGATAATGACATCGAGGACCTGATCAAGGGCGCGGTGGACTTCTCCATCCGTGTCATGGCGGAAACGCCCGCCAATGCCGTGGCCCATAGCCTGGGCGATGTCGAGTACGTGGCCTGCGTCACGCCGGCGCTGGTAAGCCAATACGGTATGCCGCACACCCTCGACCAGTTTCGAGACCTGCCGCTGATCACGTCGGAACTGACCGGCCAGAAACTCCACGCAGCGGGCCGGGCGGGCGCGGCCGGCGGGACACGGCCTATCCGACCCCGCCTGATGTCGGCCAATTTCTTCTTCCTGCGCGACGCCATCCTTCAGGGCCTGGGCGTCGGCCTGGTGCCCCGCTACATGGTGGAGCGCGACCTCGCCGCCGGCACCTTGCTGCAGTTGCCCCTGCCTCCGCAGGACCTGGCGTTCCTGCGCACCACCATGTACCTGCTGTACATGCCGGCCCGCTACCAGACGCGTGCGTTTACGACTCTTGTCGCCTTCCTGCGCGACAAGGCTGCAGGCCGATGA
- a CDS encoding heavy metal response regulator transcription factor yields MKILVIEDEPKTGEYLRKGLTESSFVVDLASTGRDGLHHAIDGDYDLVILDVMLPGMNGWEVLKELREHKDTPVLFLTARDEVEDRVKGLELGGDDYLAKPFAFVELLARARTLLRRGPTREAERIEIEDLEIDLLRHRVSRGGIRIDLSPREFALLHFLARRHGEVLSRTQIASHVWDMNFDSDTNVVDVAIRRLRAKMDDTYAPKLIHSVRGIGYVLENRQS; encoded by the coding sequence ATGAAGATCTTGGTAATCGAAGATGAACCTAAGACTGGCGAGTACCTCCGAAAAGGCCTCACCGAGTCATCTTTCGTTGTCGATCTTGCGTCGACAGGACGGGATGGCCTGCACCACGCAATCGACGGGGACTACGATCTGGTCATTCTTGATGTCATGCTGCCTGGCATGAACGGATGGGAAGTGCTCAAGGAACTCCGGGAACACAAAGATACTCCCGTGCTCTTCCTGACCGCACGCGATGAAGTCGAGGACAGAGTGAAAGGGCTCGAGCTTGGCGGCGATGACTACCTCGCAAAACCCTTTGCTTTCGTCGAATTGCTGGCGCGGGCCCGGACGCTGCTGCGGCGCGGACCCACGCGCGAAGCTGAGCGCATCGAAATCGAGGACTTGGAGATCGACCTTTTGCGTCACCGAGTCTCCAGAGGAGGGATACGCATCGACTTGTCGCCCAGGGAGTTCGCATTGCTCCACTTCCTCGCGCGACGACACGGCGAAGTCCTTAGTCGCACGCAAATCGCCTCACACGTTTGGGATATGAACTTCGACAGCGACACGAACGTCGTGGACGTGGCGATTCGACGCCTTCGAGCGAAGATGGATGACACTTACGCTCCCAAACTTATCCATAGCGTCCGCGGCATCGGCTACGTCCTTGAGAACCGACAGTCTTGA
- a CDS encoding efflux RND transporter permease subunit produces the protein MWIVRLALRRPYTFVVLAILLLLGGPLAILRTPTDIFPSIDIPVVSVVWSYNGLSAQDMSQRIVTGYERSLTNSVDDIEHIESQTLPGVSVIKVFFHPGADINRAIAQTTSGAQSLLKTMPPGTTAPLVLSYNASTVPILRLALGSDTLPEQELYDLGNSFIRTQLATVQGASIPLPYGGKVRQVAVDLNTEALQARGLSPLDVVNAINAQNLTLPGGTAKIGALEYRVDLNGSTQTISALNDLPIRSGPEGTVYVRDVAQVRDGYAPQLNVVRRDGKRSALLEIEKSGNASTLSIISQIKAMLPDVTAGLPKSLVVQPISDQSIFVTSAIDGVLHEALIAACLTAAMILLFLGSWRATLIIAVTIPLSVLAALIALSALGQTLNIMTLGGLALAVGVLVDDATVAIENITHHREMSKPLEDAILDGSAQIALPTLVSTLCICIVFLPMFMLSGVARYLFVPLAEAVVFAMMASYFLSRTLIPTLAHYLFSREPSGHHPEGRFARWFSNVHSKFEQSFERVRQSYANVLELALGSPRRAMALFAMLCVCSMTLVPFLGQDFFPAVDSGEIRLHMRARTGTRIEETARLVDQVETKIRETVGPTHVSSIVDNIGLPVSGINLTYDSALPIGTGDAEILISLNPSAGKSSALIEKLDAELPVAFPGVSFSFLSGDMVSQILNFGLPAPIDVQIVGNNAAGNRTVADDLLRKLSAVRGLSDLHLQQPDDQPALTVNVDRTRALQAGMQQRDVAQNLLIALSGSSQTSPNFWLNPKNGVSYPMLISVPQYAMDSLQTLSNIPLGSGAETLRQGGAAQLGQFGTVNRSSQPGVISHYNVQPVLDLFGSVRGRDLGAVSADVQRVVDSVRPGLPAGSRIVVRGQVQTMQASFAGLLTGLAAAIALVYLLMVVNFQSWLDPLAIVGALPVALSGMAWMLFATYTTISVPALTGAIMCVGIATANSILVVSRARELLNEGKGAVEAAYEAGFGRFRPVVMTALAMLFGMVPMALGAGSAGAQNAPLGRVVIGGLAFGTVATLVLVPTFFALLHGWLEKRANSRQNTVKVQSPV, from the coding sequence ATGTGGATTGTGCGGCTTGCGCTACGTCGGCCATATACTTTTGTCGTTTTGGCAATACTTTTGCTTTTGGGCGGGCCGTTGGCCATTCTGCGCACGCCGACAGACATTTTTCCTTCCATTGACATCCCAGTTGTTAGCGTCGTGTGGAGCTACAACGGCCTTTCTGCGCAAGATATGTCGCAGCGGATCGTGACAGGATATGAGCGCTCCCTTACGAACAGCGTGGATGACATCGAGCATATCGAGTCCCAAACGCTGCCGGGCGTAAGCGTTATCAAGGTGTTTTTTCACCCAGGGGCAGATATAAATCGCGCTATAGCGCAGACGACGTCCGGTGCACAATCGCTTTTGAAGACGATGCCACCAGGGACGACTGCTCCACTGGTGCTGAGCTACAACGCCTCGACCGTCCCAATCCTCCGGCTAGCCCTAGGCAGTGACACGCTTCCCGAGCAAGAACTCTACGATCTGGGTAACAGCTTTATCCGTACTCAGCTTGCAACCGTGCAGGGGGCATCAATTCCTCTGCCATACGGTGGCAAGGTCCGCCAGGTGGCTGTCGACCTCAATACGGAAGCACTGCAGGCGCGAGGTCTGTCGCCTCTCGATGTGGTCAATGCGATTAATGCCCAGAATCTCACCTTGCCGGGTGGAACGGCAAAGATTGGCGCGCTTGAGTATCGGGTGGATCTGAATGGCAGCACCCAAACCATCTCGGCGCTCAATGACTTGCCAATTCGCAGTGGGCCGGAAGGCACGGTCTACGTGCGTGACGTCGCGCAGGTACGCGACGGCTACGCTCCTCAATTGAATGTCGTTCGGCGTGACGGAAAGCGTTCGGCGCTCTTGGAGATCGAGAAGAGCGGGAACGCGTCGACGCTCTCCATCATCTCGCAAATCAAGGCAATGCTTCCAGACGTGACGGCCGGATTGCCGAAATCTCTGGTGGTACAACCTATCTCCGACCAGTCAATCTTCGTGACATCTGCTATTGACGGCGTGTTGCATGAAGCATTGATAGCCGCGTGCCTGACTGCGGCGATGATTCTGCTATTCCTTGGAAGCTGGCGCGCCACTCTCATTATTGCTGTCACCATTCCGCTGTCGGTCTTGGCTGCCCTCATTGCTTTGTCGGCGTTGGGCCAAACTTTGAACATCATGACGTTGGGCGGCTTGGCTCTTGCAGTAGGTGTGCTAGTAGACGATGCGACGGTAGCGATCGAGAATATTACGCACCACCGGGAGATGAGCAAGCCGCTGGAGGACGCGATCCTGGATGGGTCTGCACAGATTGCATTGCCGACGCTCGTATCTACCCTCTGCATTTGTATCGTGTTCTTACCGATGTTCATGCTGAGCGGAGTCGCTCGTTACCTGTTCGTTCCGCTCGCAGAGGCGGTGGTGTTTGCGATGATGGCGTCATACTTCCTCTCGCGCACATTGATCCCCACGTTGGCCCACTATCTCTTCAGCCGGGAGCCTAGCGGGCATCATCCGGAAGGCCGCTTTGCCCGCTGGTTTTCTAACGTGCATTCCAAATTCGAGCAGAGTTTCGAGCGTGTCCGCCAGTCCTACGCAAATGTTCTGGAGCTTGCGCTGGGATCGCCGCGGCGCGCTATGGCACTTTTCGCAATGCTCTGCGTGTGCTCAATGACTTTAGTGCCGTTTCTGGGCCAAGACTTTTTCCCGGCAGTGGATAGTGGAGAGATCCGCCTTCATATGCGAGCGCGCACAGGTACGCGGATTGAAGAGACTGCGCGCCTGGTTGACCAGGTTGAGACGAAGATCCGCGAAACGGTGGGTCCTACTCATGTTTCGAGCATTGTGGACAACATCGGCCTCCCCGTCAGCGGCATCAACTTGACTTACGACTCCGCGCTGCCCATCGGAACCGGCGATGCCGAGATTCTGATCTCGTTGAATCCCTCTGCTGGAAAGTCTTCGGCGCTCATCGAAAAGCTCGATGCCGAGTTACCGGTGGCATTCCCAGGAGTGAGCTTCTCATTTTTGTCCGGCGATATGGTCAGCCAAATCCTGAATTTTGGCCTTCCTGCACCGATTGATGTGCAGATCGTGGGCAATAATGCTGCCGGAAACCGCACGGTCGCAGATGACTTGTTGCGGAAGCTGTCGGCCGTGCGCGGCCTTAGCGACCTACATCTGCAGCAACCGGATGATCAGCCTGCATTGACGGTGAACGTAGACCGCACCCGAGCGCTGCAGGCAGGGATGCAGCAACGTGACGTGGCACAGAACCTTCTTATCGCGTTGTCGGGAAGTAGCCAGACGTCTCCAAACTTCTGGCTGAACCCCAAGAATGGGGTGAGCTACCCGATGCTGATTTCGGTTCCGCAGTACGCCATGGACTCCCTCCAGACACTGTCGAATATCCCGCTTGGGAGTGGTGCAGAGACGCTTAGGCAGGGCGGTGCGGCACAGCTCGGCCAGTTTGGCACAGTCAATCGAAGCAGCCAGCCGGGTGTAATTTCCCACTACAACGTACAACCGGTACTGGATTTGTTTGGGTCTGTGCGCGGCCGCGACCTGGGAGCAGTGTCTGCGGACGTGCAGCGTGTCGTCGACAGTGTCCGTCCAGGCTTGCCGGCAGGCTCTCGCATTGTGGTTCGCGGCCAGGTCCAAACAATGCAGGCTTCGTTTGCTGGATTGCTTACGGGACTGGCTGCGGCCATTGCGCTGGTCTACCTGCTGATGGTCGTGAACTTCCAGTCGTGGCTGGACCCGCTTGCCATTGTCGGCGCGTTGCCGGTCGCGCTGTCCGGGATGGCATGGATGCTATTTGCCACCTACACAACGATTAGTGTCCCTGCGCTGACGGGGGCAATCATGTGCGTTGGCATTGCAACGGCTAACAGCATTCTCGTTGTTAGCCGTGCCCGGGAGCTATTGAACGAAGGGAAGGGAGCCGTCGAAGCAGCGTATGAGGCAGGGTTCGGACGATTCCGGCCTGTCGTGATGACGGCCCTTGCGATGCTGTTCGGCATGGTTCCCATGGCATTGGGAGCGGGAAGTGCGGGCGCGCAAAACGCACCGCTGGGCCGCGTCGTTATTGGCGGTCTGGCCTTTGGAACCGTCGCGACCCTCGTGCTCGTCCCCACATTCTTCGCGCTCTTGCATGGTTGGCTCGAAAAGCGAGCCAACTCGCGCCAAAACACAGTGAAAGTACAGAGTCCGGTATGA
- a CDS encoding Bug family tripartite tricarboxylate transporter substrate binding protein: MTKLLISRRQVLKAGAAASMAAVMPSVLAKTGWPDKFIKMVVAFPAGGPTDTAARIVAQKLSGRLGQQVIIENKPGASGSIGTASFIRSPADGYNLSMFGMPALLAPLMYKTNAYDVKKDFLSVATVYVLPMAIVINPAVVPHVETLPDLIRFAKASKTPLSYTSSGTGSFGHLAMEQLKDLGGFDVLHVPYRGSAPAVADLLGGQVGIMFADVVAALPHIRAGKLKAIALSSPNARVLLPGVKTVSEQGFPGFDFDSWGGLIAPLDTPQPIVDRIASETRDIIGKDKELQQKLVSAGAIASFQDGKEMQARLNKDYDRWSAIVKAKGISAS, encoded by the coding sequence ATGACCAAGCTGCTAATCAGCCGCCGCCAGGTACTGAAGGCCGGCGCTGCCGCGTCGATGGCCGCCGTGATGCCCTCGGTGCTGGCCAAGACCGGCTGGCCCGACAAGTTCATCAAGATGGTGGTCGCATTCCCTGCCGGTGGCCCCACCGATACCGCCGCGCGCATCGTGGCGCAGAAGCTGTCGGGACGGCTCGGCCAGCAGGTCATCATCGAAAACAAGCCCGGCGCATCGGGCTCGATCGGCACCGCCAGCTTTATCCGCAGCCCCGCCGACGGCTACAACCTGTCGATGTTCGGCATGCCGGCCTTGCTGGCACCGCTGATGTACAAGACCAATGCCTACGATGTGAAGAAGGACTTTCTGTCCGTGGCCACGGTCTACGTACTGCCGATGGCCATCGTCATCAACCCGGCCGTGGTGCCCCATGTCGAAACGCTGCCTGACCTGATCCGCTTCGCCAAGGCAAGCAAGACGCCGTTGAGCTACACCAGTTCCGGCACCGGCAGCTTCGGCCATCTGGCCATGGAGCAGTTGAAGGACCTAGGCGGTTTCGATGTGCTGCACGTGCCTTACCGTGGTAGCGCGCCCGCCGTGGCAGACCTGCTCGGCGGCCAGGTGGGCATCATGTTCGCCGACGTCGTGGCGGCCCTGCCTCATATCCGCGCGGGCAAGCTCAAGGCCATCGCGCTGAGCTCGCCCAACGCCCGCGTGCTGTTGCCTGGCGTGAAGACCGTGTCGGAGCAGGGCTTCCCGGGTTTCGACTTCGACTCCTGGGGTGGCCTGATCGCGCCACTGGACACGCCGCAACCCATCGTCGACCGGATCGCCAGCGAAACGCGCGACATCATCGGCAAGGACAAGGAGTTGCAGCAGAAGCTGGTCAGCGCAGGGGCGATTGCATCGTTCCAGGACGGCAAGGAGATGCAGGCGCGCCTCAACAAGGACTACGACCGCTGGAGCGCCATCGTCAAGGCCAAGGGCATCAGTGCAAGCTGA
- a CDS encoding heavy metal sensor histidine kinase translates to MRKRSLTARLALAFALIAGLTFSGVGIYLYGSLASQIIDRDDAELLRKAARAQQELAELRSSPTENRWEEVLGVVKGNEEFGIRILDARGVQLAAAGANYGIKPIGGGAYAKVPDAAGSIQAWSTPSDMPVRMTTIKASVSGEASPVVVELYQVASSRVSLLRDYRWKLFIAVLLGTVGAGGLGYAALRAGMAPLRSIAAGTASVTFTSGALPVDPSRLPAELDDLARALQRMIDRLRERYDRLSQFSADLAHDFRTPITNLLGQTQVALSSDRSIEEYQSLLVSNVEEYERLSRMIENMLFLARADNARVAIRATELDLREELHRQADYFESLAEARQITIQVNAQGKVFADPTLFRRALSNLLSNAIRYANEGTSVTVHGRHTGGVAQVKVENVGPGIAPEHLSLLFDRFFRADPARANSGESSGIGLAIVKTIMDLHHGAVSVRSVLNATTSFQLEFPDNRTIPHT, encoded by the coding sequence ATGCGTAAAAGGTCGCTTACCGCTCGGCTCGCACTTGCATTTGCCCTGATCGCCGGACTAACTTTTTCCGGCGTGGGAATCTATCTGTATGGTTCCCTCGCAAGCCAGATCATCGATCGCGACGACGCTGAACTTCTCCGCAAAGCCGCGCGAGCCCAACAGGAACTAGCTGAGCTTCGAAGCTCCCCCACCGAAAACCGATGGGAGGAGGTACTTGGCGTGGTGAAAGGAAACGAGGAGTTCGGCATCCGCATATTGGATGCGCGCGGCGTGCAGTTGGCGGCGGCCGGTGCAAACTATGGGATAAAGCCGATTGGTGGCGGCGCTTACGCCAAAGTGCCGGACGCGGCCGGGTCAATTCAGGCCTGGAGCACACCGAGCGACATGCCGGTACGCATGACCACTATCAAGGCTAGCGTCAGCGGTGAGGCATCACCTGTAGTGGTGGAACTGTATCAGGTCGCTAGCAGTCGTGTTTCCCTCCTGCGAGACTATCGCTGGAAACTATTTATCGCAGTCCTTTTAGGCACAGTCGGTGCAGGCGGGCTGGGATACGCGGCGCTTCGGGCTGGCATGGCGCCATTGCGAAGTATCGCAGCCGGCACGGCCTCCGTGACCTTTACAAGTGGAGCGCTACCCGTTGATCCATCCAGGCTGCCTGCGGAACTAGATGATTTGGCGCGCGCCCTGCAGAGAATGATCGACCGTCTCCGCGAACGGTACGATAGGCTTTCGCAGTTTTCAGCGGACCTTGCCCACGACTTCCGTACGCCAATTACCAATCTGCTCGGACAGACCCAAGTCGCACTGAGCAGCGACCGATCTATTGAAGAGTACCAATCGCTGCTGGTCTCGAATGTTGAAGAGTATGAGCGCCTTTCTCGGATGATTGAGAACATGCTCTTCCTGGCAAGAGCCGACAATGCACGGGTAGCCATTCGCGCTACGGAGCTCGACCTTCGCGAGGAACTGCATCGACAGGCAGACTACTTTGAATCATTGGCGGAAGCACGGCAAATAACCATCCAGGTGAATGCGCAAGGGAAGGTTTTCGCAGACCCAACGCTCTTCCGACGCGCGTTAAGTAACTTGCTGTCAAACGCAATCCGCTATGCCAATGAGGGCACCAGCGTAACCGTTCACGGTCGACACACTGGAGGTGTCGCTCAAGTTAAGGTGGAAAACGTCGGACCAGGCATTGCCCCGGAGCATCTATCCCTCCTCTTCGACCGCTTTTTTCGCGCAGACCCCGCGCGCGCCAACTCTGGTGAATCATCGGGAATTGGGCTTGCAATCGTCAAGACCATCATGGATCTTCACCACGGAGCGGTTTCTGTCCGCTCAGTACTGAATGCCACTACGTCCTTCCAGCTGGAGTTTCCTGACAATAGGACAATTCCGCATACCTGA
- a CDS encoding transporter, with protein MWLALWCCTMPAHAQELEPRSYSAAPVGTNFLAATYTRLSGDVLTDPSLPITDVRSRINIFGAGYVHVFDLAGRTASIGLLAPFASGDVSGNVLDAPTAVHRAGIGDARVRLAINLLGGPALTPAEFMKRAPDTMLGASLTVVAPTGQYDASRLVNVGTHRWAFKPEIGLSQPIGNWFSELSAGVWLFGDNNAFLGDKRREQSPLGVLQWHVGYQFRPALWIAADAGFYSGGRTSVNGIPNADRQQNSRYGVTLSVPIVPGWSAKLAASKGLITRAAGDYTAITLALQYQWINH; from the coding sequence ATGTGGCTTGCCCTGTGGTGCTGCACAATGCCGGCCCACGCGCAAGAACTCGAGCCACGCAGCTATTCTGCCGCACCTGTCGGGACAAACTTCCTCGCCGCTACCTATACCCGGCTCTCGGGGGATGTGCTCACTGATCCGTCGCTGCCCATCACCGATGTACGCTCCAGAATCAACATCTTCGGGGCGGGCTATGTGCACGTGTTTGATCTGGCCGGGCGGACTGCCTCGATCGGCCTGCTTGCACCCTTCGCGAGTGGCGACGTCAGTGGCAACGTGCTCGACGCGCCGACCGCGGTCCATCGGGCGGGGATCGGCGACGCGCGCGTGCGCTTGGCCATCAATCTCCTTGGCGGCCCCGCGCTGACACCGGCCGAGTTCATGAAACGGGCGCCGGACACCATGCTCGGTGCGAGCCTCACAGTGGTAGCACCTACCGGCCAGTACGATGCCTCCCGGCTGGTCAACGTTGGGACCCACCGCTGGGCCTTCAAGCCGGAAATCGGCCTGTCTCAGCCGATCGGCAACTGGTTTAGCGAGTTGTCTGCCGGCGTGTGGCTGTTCGGCGACAACAACGCTTTTCTAGGCGATAAGCGGCGCGAGCAGTCGCCGCTCGGCGTGTTGCAGTGGCATGTCGGTTATCAGTTCCGGCCCGCCCTGTGGATCGCGGCAGACGCCGGCTTCTATAGCGGCGGCCGCACGTCGGTAAATGGCATCCCCAATGCAGATCGTCAGCAGAACTCACGCTATGGCGTCACGCTGTCCGTCCCGATCGTGCCTGGCTGGTCGGCCAAGCTGGCGGCATCGAAGGGCCTCATCACCCGGGCGGCAGGTGACTACACGGCAATCACGCTGGCGCTCCAATACCAGTGGATCAACCACTGA